From Scomber scombrus chromosome 6, fScoSco1.1, whole genome shotgun sequence, the proteins below share one genomic window:
- the etfbkmt gene encoding electron transfer flavoprotein beta subunit lysine methyltransferase, whose protein sequence is MMRLLAHHRLTRYVKDCFESYRCISNSCQSDEYIRRFISDNTEIVGGQSLTPDIKLRLFTPSCRFWYERPELWPFDDPYWAIYWPGGQALSRYLLDNPAVCRGNTVLDLGSGCGASAIAAKLCGAAHVVANDIDDVAAIATCINCELNSLEPPVCVTANMIDSEPEGFDVILLGDMFYDEALATTLHSWLDRCIKTHGSQVLIGDPGRAQFEEHGIRKLLHQLAQFELPESVREENYGLTCSSVWCYHPEL, encoded by the exons ATGATGCGACTTTTAGCCCATCACAGATTAACTCGTTATGTGAAGGATTGTTTTGAATCGTACAGATGCATCTCAAACAGCTGTCAGTCCGATGAGTACATCAGGAGGTTTATTTCAGACAACACAGAGATAGTTGGAGGGCAGAGTTTGACTCCAGACATCAAACTGAGACTCTTCACCCCCAGCTGCAGATTCTGGTATGAGAGACCAGAGCTGTGGCCTTTTGATGACCCTTACTGGGCCATATACTGGCCAGGAGGACAGGCACTGTCAAG GTACCTGCTGGATAACCCTGCTGTGTGTCGGGGTAACACAGTCCTGGATCTGGGGAGCGGCTGTGGAGCTTCAGCCATCGCTGCAAAACTATGTGGTGCTGCTCATGTAGTCGCCAATGACATTGACGATG TTGCAGCCATTGCGACCTGCATTAACTGTGAGCTGAACAGCCTGGAGCCGCCTGTTTGTGTGACTGCCAACATGATCGATTCAGAGCCCGAGGGCTTTGACGTGATCCTCCTGGGTGACATGTTCTACGACGAGGCTCTTGCCACCACCCTTCACAGCTGGTTGGACCGCTGCATTAAAACCCACGGCAGCCAAGTTCTGATCGGAGATCCTGGGCGAGCCCAGTTTGAGGAGCACGGCATTCGAAAGCTCCTGCATCAGCTGGCCCAATTTGAGCTACCTGAGTCTGTTCGAGAGGAGAACTATGGTCTGACCTGCAGCAGTGTGTGGTGCTACCATCCTGAACTGTGA